From a single Sorghum bicolor cultivar BTx623 chromosome 5, Sorghum_bicolor_NCBIv3, whole genome shotgun sequence genomic region:
- the LOC8058556 gene encoding putative protein TPRXL encodes MAIPVARVHLKMAHAALPALLPTPPKWKMLPLLPTPCVAAAALQAKAPLAKPSRRADSDERWDAHKTKSATTSASSNPRSTSADSSIRTTAAGRRSSRKSATSPPPKPGRADSVERWDAHKKAASPASSSSSSSSSGMSSHVISSSKWTISRASSSAERWDVHKKHRPPQAVPLDDGESSSTGSNGDIDTEEEEEEIVWKPRAMYAGPGFAVAAPEPSMLPMPTSFLVPVAS; translated from the coding sequence ATGGCCATCCCGGTTGCACGCGTGCACCTCAAGATGGCACACGCAGCTCTCCCGGCGCTGCTCCCGACACCGCCCAAGTGGAAGATGCTCCCGCTGCTGCCGACTCCgtgcgtcgccgccgccgccctccaaGCGAAGGCGCCGCTCGCCAAGCCCAGCCGCCGCGCCGACTCCGACGAGAGGTGGGACGCGCACAAGACCAAGTCAGCTACGACCTCTGCTTCGTCGAACCCTCGTTCCACTTCCGCCGACAGCAGCATCAGGACCACCGCCGCCGGACGCCGATCCTCCCGCAAGAGCGCGACCTCGCCGCCGCCCAAGCCTGGCCGGGCGGATTCCGTGGAGAGGTGGGACGCGCACAAGAAGGCAGCGAGCCCagcttcgtcgtcgtcgtcgtcgtcgtcttcagGCATGTCTTCCCATGTAATAAGCAGCAGCAAGTGGACGATCAGCCGCGCGTCATCGTCTGCAGAGCGCTGGGACGTGCACAAGAAGCATCGCCCGCCGCAGGCCGTGccgctcgacgacggcgagagCAGCAGTACAGGCAGCAACGGCGACATCGacacggaggaggaggaggaggagatagTATGGAAGCCGCGGGCCATGTACGCCGGACCGGGCTTCGCCGTCGCCGCGCCGGAGCCCAGCATGCTTCCCATGCCGACATCGTTCTTGGTTCCCGTTGCATCATAG